Genomic segment of Vitis riparia cultivar Riparia Gloire de Montpellier isolate 1030 chromosome 19, EGFV_Vit.rip_1.0, whole genome shotgun sequence:
GTCCTTATCAACGGGGTCCCTGAAGGCTTCTTTGCCAACTCTAAGGGTTTACGGCAAGGAGACCCAATTTCTCCCTACCTCTTTATTTTGGGCATGGAAGTGCTGAGTGCACTTATTAGGCGGGCAGTGCAAGGAAATTTCTTATCCGGGTGTAGGCTGAGAGGTAGGGGAGAAGAGGAGATTATGGTGTCACATCTGCTCTTTGCAGATGACACTATTATCTTCTGTGAGGCCAACAAGGACCAACTAACGCATCTTGGATGGATTTTGGCGTGGTTCGAAGCGGCCTCTGGGCTTAGGATCAACTTGGCCAAGAGCGAGCTGATACCAGTAGGggagattgataatttggaggaAATGGCGGTGGAGTTAGGTTGCAAAATTGGCAGCTTCCCGGTCAAATACTTGGGACTGCCCCTTGGGGCCCGGCACAAAACCTTGTCCacgtgggatggggtggaggagagaatgagaagaagacttgcccggtggaagagacaatatctGTCCAAAGGTGGGAGAATAACCCTGATTAAGAGTACCCTTGCAAGCATTCCCATTTATCAAATGTCCATCTTTAGAATGCCTAAGTCAGTGGCTAAAAGGcttgagaaaatgcaaagagattttttgtggggagggggaaattCGGGTGGAAAGATTCACTTAATAAATTGGAAGGTGGTGTGtactcaaaaggagaaggggGGCCTTGGTATTAGAAGGTTGGGGCTTTTGAATAGGGCCTTATTGGGCAAGTGGGTGTGGAGATTTGCCGTTGAGAAGGATGTTTTGTGGAAGAAGGTAATCGGGGTGAAGCATGGGATAGAGGGGTGTGGCTGGATTTCTAAGGATGCCCGGGGGCCCTTTGGAGTgggagtttggaaggagatcttaAAGGAGAAGAGCTGGTGCTGGAATAACATGAAGTTCAAGGTGGGTAGGGGGAACAAGATCAGGTTCTGGACTGATCATTGGTGCGGTACCGGCGCGCTGTCCAATGCATTCCCCCTGATCTTTGAGTTGGCAGTGGGCAGTAATGTGCTGGTGCATGATGTGTGGGACTCAAGGCTGGGCCAAGGGGGATGGAATATCAGGCTGATTAGAGACTCTAATGACTGGGAGCTGGTGCTTATTGAAGATTTGTTCCTTTTGCTAAGGGACATCAGAGTAAGTTTAGAGGAGGACTGCGTGCTTTGGAAAGGTGGGGTTGCTACCAGATTTAGGGTTCGGGAAGCTTACAATTTGCTGGCAGCCCCTAGTTCTTGCGTTTTTCCGGGAAAAAATGTTTGGGTGGAgaaggtcccaaccaaagtggCTTTCTTCGCATGGGAGGCTACTTGGGAAAAAATTCTTACTTTGGATAGGCTGCAAAGGCGTGGGTGGCAGCTcccaaattgttgttttttgtgtgggtgtgaagaggaaaatgtaaatcacattcttttacactgtacagtgAGTAGGAACCTTTGGGATATTGTCTTTGCCCTTtttggggttcagtgggtgtttcCAGAGAAGGTTAGAGAGGCGTTGTTCTGTTGGcggggctcttttgtgggcaaaaagaggaagaagatttggaagaccattccgctatgtatattttggacagtttggaaagaaagaaataggctaGCCTTTAGAGGGGGTTTCTTGGCCATCCAGACTCTCAAGAGGTCTTTTGTAAGTAgtctgtggagttgggctaagttgtataggggagaggagtcctcttcgcttataggctttttggagtgggttGCGACCccttaagggctggtgaggtgtttgtgttttttggctttttggcCTTGTGGTtgctttgtatacttcctgtatgcggTGCGGCCCTTTGGCcttcttaatatattttctgctgttgcttatcaaaaaaaaaaaaaaattttataaataatgagaTAGTATATTAATGagcaataaaagaaagaaagcacaCAAGGAACACAGAATAAAAAGATGGAAGAACTTCCACAAAAATTAGAGTACTGAGGCTAACTCCTCAAGTGATCCTTAAACTAGCAATAAAGTCAAATGCAGACAAACCAACATCACCCTAAAGGTGCCCTGGatgaagaaaaaccaaaacttCAGAAAGAGTCTAAATTTAACAAGGACAACTCTAACTCAAACAGGCACCCATTTCTTTACTTCCAAATACCCTAGCAAGCCTCCAAAACTATGCTGAGTAAAGCTTTGTTTAGAACCATCAAGTGTCTAATTCCTAATCCACATGTTTATTGGATGAGTTAAAACAAGATGCTGGGCAATAATACTCACTCAGAGTGGCCTATGAAACAAAGTTCTATATGTATTATCACATtcacaaatttttgtttgattttgggTCAACTAGTTCAAAGTGTGGTATGTGCATTTTCTGATATGTGTTCTTTAGTGTAGGAAGTGATGGGATTCTGTCTGAGGCCAGATGGCTTCTCGATAATGGTCTTCTTCCAAATTCAAATTCTGCAACTCGAGCAATTGGTTACAGACAGGTAGTTGGATATTTTCCTGATCCATTCTTTCTGTTCTACATCTATTTATTGCATATATTTACAAACTTTAattgtctttttattttgtttaaccTTGTCCTGTGACACAGTTATCTCTATTAATCTCCACTTTCCACCATCTAATTACATTACCCCCTTATGCTAGGTTGTAAAATGTGATTGTACTACATTAGTTATTCTCAGGTATTCCCTTATTAGTTATGATGAAAAACTGTTTGACGAACCTGTAAGGTTTATGAAGAGCTTTAGGGAAAGAAGGgggtgaaaaaaagaaagagacaaATGCCATTTTTACTTCTTGGCACCCAAGGAGGCGAAGTTGGGCAAAATAATGGGCAGTATAGGCTTCTTCTCAAATTGACTATGACTCTTTTGGGGTAAGCAAAACACTAAAGCTATAGGATGAAGGTGCTGCTAGAActtaagttttaaaaagttcaaaaaaattttaatgttagcGTGGCTGAAAAGGTCCATAGTGAATAACGGTTTGGGAAGAACCTATAGGATATAATTTTTTGCTGCCAAAGAGCCCATTTTGACCTTAGACTCAACGAGACCAATATCTATTGGAAAACTTCTTGAAGCTATCCTGACATATTTGCTTGGAAATTTGAGCATATGTGTCTGAATAGGGAGACTGTTATTCtacaaataagaatgaaaaatataacaCAACTATTGTTTTGCATAATTACCTTACTCAACTCTTGGAGTTTCTGATAACTATGAAAAGATTCAAGAGGACAATTATAGCAGTTAAAGTTAAATCTTTTGAATTTACTGCTGAAAGTAGGAACAACTGATTTTGGATGGCACAATAAAATGGGAATCTGATTGGATAtcccctgttttttttttctggaaatGGAACCCTTTCATTATGATGGTTTTCTTGAATCTTATTCAgtgatatttgatatttttggatGATATAGAGTAGACTTGTATTGCCTTGCCAAAGGATGACAGCAGAAATAAAGAAATGGTCTAAACCTTTTTATAAAAGGAACTACATGAACCAGAAAAAGACAGGGAAAGTCCAATATGTCCAAACAACACTTAGTGGCAATATGAGTGGAGGGGCAATCTAAAAAGCTACCACTTAGAAGGTCTGTCATAAAGATTAAGACTGTCACTTGTTGTGAAATAAGaatttattgtgaaaaaaagtACGAGTTTGCTTTTCTCTGCTATTCACATttcaaaaatgtaaaattttggaTTGCTTAGTCCTTAAGGCATTGCCAAGTGACAGAGGATGGGGGTGGTAATGTGAAAGATTCAAGGTTTGATTCCTGGTAGAAAAAGAAGTGTTGCTTATCAAAAGTAAAAAGGAATGACATTTAACTCCTGCCATTTAGGTCCTGTTTTGATGCATATGGAAAGAGCACaataaaagaattttcaatAAGGAGGAGCTGCCTGATTAAAGATTGAAGGAGATCTTCATTAAATCTAGTCTAAATGATCTTTTCCCTTCTTATCTTGGTGCCTGTTGTGTACAACCTGTGTACATAGGGTGCAACACTTTTGTTTGATGATGATTAATATATCTTCTGTTTGCCTATTGAAAAAGGGGAAATCTGAATGGAGGGATCTTTTCTTTCCCAAATATTTGGATTAAGGCTTTCTGGATATAGTGCTCATTATAGTCAATTGTTCTAGTCTTTTTGGAAAAACCTGTTCTGAGATCCCATTGGACCAAGTTTTCTCATAGCATATTTTAAGGTAAATTTCTTGTTCTTCAAGTTGTTTTTCACCCTCTAGAAATCTGTCGCTCCATGGGTCTGTTCAAGCATAAATGCTGTTACACTTTTCAATCCTATAATTTGGTGCTTTGGAGAACATTATAGTAATGTAAAAATGGTCAAAGTGGGGTAATGAAAGTTGCATCCCTTGTGCGGGTCATTATCTTTTGCAGGAAATCTACTAATGTTGCTTCATGTTGATTTTGTCCCGGTTgtttcatctctctctctctctctttctctctcttacTTGATTTGATATACTTTTGCCCTCTCTTGGTCTAAAtgtgatattcaaattttaggtGTGAAAGGTAAGGTTGACTTGGTACTTACAATTTCTTACTCTCAGGCTATGGAGTACCTTGTAACGTGCAGAGAGCAAGGGGGTAGGAGTTCACCCCAAGAATTTTATGCCTTTTTATCTGAATTTCAAAAAGCATCTAGGTAAGGCATTTTCTgttctaataatatttatatggtcTATATTGCCAGAATCAAGTTTGTCGTGATAGGCTATGTTGTGTTTAATATTTATGTACTTCCAAGTTTTATTGTCAAATGCATAGCACAGGGATGGTTTTAAGAAACAATCACCTGTGAAATACCGTGCTTCATTTCTCTTAGTTCCTACATCTATCTCTTTACAGGATTGGTTTTCTCAGTGATGACCATTGAATTCATTATGTTACTTGTGGGTCACATATGCAGTTCGTTTACATTGGAGTGTGaattttctccctttttaaTTCCATGGAGTTGTGATGCTCTCGGTTAAATTCTTATCCAGATATTGCTTAATTTTTGTGCAGAAACTTTGCAAAAAGGCAAATGACATGGTTCCGTAATGAGCTTATTTATCACTGGCTTGATGCTTCTAGACCCCTGGTATGTCTTTTGCACCTTTTTCTCTTTAGGTTGCTAAATTTATGTTGTCTATGAGTGTGCCTTTACTGGGTAAATATCATCCAactggaaaattttcatttcaccCGAGGGAATTGATCCTTTAACAATTGCTTTCCCAAAGTCTATCGGTGCTTATGTCCATAGAATTGGATATGTGATAGTTTTGCCATCTAGATGTTAGGATGGATGTgagcatctctctctctctctggggTTCCAgcattctcattttttttaagtaaataattcAAACTCCTTACTAACAGTACCAGGGGAAGGACCGATAGTCTGCATGACGGTTTTATGTGGTTTGTGGCTTGTGAACCTAACATGATCTCTGTCTGGGCTTGGAACCAGCAATGCAAAAGCATTGAAAGTAGGCCTTTTCATTACTCATTAACAAAATTGGCATGCTTTGGATAAGTTCATGGAAGctctttatttcatttcctGATGCAGCCTCTTCCCTTTCTGCTCAtctttgaaaataacaaattttgCAGGAAATGGTGCTTAATTTCATACACGATGCATACCACGACCAAACTGGAAAATTGGTCGTGCCTAAATCTCTTAGCATGAAGAAAGATATGTCAAACAACCGTGAAATTAAAGAACTTAAAGCTTACCGCACTAAAAATAGGTACAATTTAGGAAATACTTTAtggctttattttttttcttttaattgccAATtgctaaatgaatttttttttttaaatacatttgaaGGCATTTCATCAACCGTGAAGATTGCTCTGATATTCTAGACTGGATATGGAGAACACAACAGTGAACAGATTGATAAGTTCATCAATTTTACTGGGCTAAGTTTCAACCTTGCAGAACTGGCACATCTCCTTAGACAGATAGATTCAAAGGTCTAAGGTCGTTGCGTCGGTCAGCTACAAACTGAGGTCACACCAATACATGTCTGCAGCGAGACTCACTGCATCTGGTGTTAATCATTCGTTAAGCTCGTTATCTGAAGCCTTGTTTGATTACTCACTGCAATAACAGGATTTTGCTTATGAAATTAGTGTATTTATGCGGGATTTTAGTCTCGGTTGAGAGAGAGATTAAGACTAAACTAGGAaagattttggaaaaaaggcatggTTTTGAGGTCTAGCTGAAGATTGGGTGTCTTTAGTTTAGATTTGAAGGATTACTTTGCAACATGTAAACATGCTTTCTTATTAATCTCATTCTCTGGGCACTTCAGAAACGAGAGTATTGGCTCAATTACTGTAGCATACATGATACTGACAGAAATAAACTTTAGATATGGTCTTCTTGTCGAAGCTATTTATTAGTAGGAAGTTCCGATGTCATATTCATGCTCAAGGAGTCATTTCAGggcttaggtggtgtttgtttttttacttaattctaaatagaatcttaatgcttaatagtgttaaatattaggttgtttatttgtatagtattttatttttattaaatattaaaaagtaaagaaaaattaatatgtcattttttctatttagaaaaaattatatatttttattttttttatttagtaaaaagtttattataagtcatgaaaaagtagaaaaacaaacaatttaaattttgaaaataaattgattttaataaaaagccaaaaaaacaaatatcacttTAACCTCGAGTACGACTTCGGTATAACGGGACCTAACCATCATAGTAGGGTTTTGACCATTCTCAAACACACCTTATCTCTAGGATTTGACTCATCCCCAGGTTTAAAAAGTACACATGGAACATATTATATTAggaattttttactatttattttttataaaaaatttataaaaatatatattaacatgttatatatatatatatatatatatatattaaaaataataatatatattaaactatatataaaaaaaaaacgttaaGAGAATGGTAAAGATAATGttaagaatttttaataaataaattatttaaaattttttaataataaagtaaatatgGAGAAAGAATGCATTGCAcatataaagaatttttagtaaatatataattttttttatataaatgttatgaaaatatatattaaaaaaataaagaatatgaaaaagCAAGGTTtagtgaataaattatttaaatagaaatagaaaaataagcaaataaataaattatttaatatttttttgtaaaaagtaatatatatgtattaaataataaagaaatatggaaataaaatattgagagaataagatataataagaatttttaatatatgaaataatattttagggaacaaaaaatttacagatataatcttaatttaatttagttttttttaattattattattttattttttatcattagaagattaagatcaattttattttgtaaggaTAAGTTTATCATATTAATTGAATTgcctaaaattaaaatttttggcctataataattaagaaaaaaattaaatttattttcatggaaatatttctagtttatttttttaaaaatcaaatcaatttgtTGAGTTCGTCTTGAAATGAGGAGtaatttaaagatatttttttctttataatctaCTTGGCAAAAATTGAGGCCATGTAGGCATCCACGTGGTCTTGgtagattttatttttgattttttgtattCAGAATCTAGATGGTTCCTTAAACCCCAGTTTTAGTCAAACACTCGTTCTCTCTCCCATCACCATCTCTATAAAACCCTCCAACAAACCATCCTTGCGTTTCTAACCTCCCAAACgccttttttttccattgccattttctctctagaaaaaaatgaaggcaTCAATGGCGATGAGATCCGTACGATCGGCGTTGAGGAGTGGCTCTTCTTCTTCGCCTTCTCATTTCCTTCGCCGTTGCTACTGCTCAGAGTCAGTTCCTGAACGAAAGGTAGCCATTCTCGGTGCCGCCGGCGGAATCGGCCAGCCTCTTGCACTGCTTATGAAGATCAACCCTCTGGTCTCCAATCTCGCACTCTACGATATCGCTGGAACTCCCGGTGTCGCCGCCGACGTCAGCCACGTCAACACCATATCTCAGGTCCGATCCTCTTTCTCTATCTAGGTTTTTTTAGTGTTATGATCCGTCTTCTCTTGATTGAAAAATGTTGCTTGTGTTTCTCTCTTCAGGTTTATCAGTTCAATTGCCTTTTCTTGCcgttttattttctatgttcaTTGTGATTGGTTGATTAGTTGGTTTTGTTCTCCCTACCTACTTTTAGGTTGCTGGATTCATGGGTGAAGATCAGCTAGGAAAAGCTCTAGAGGGATCGGACGTGGTCATAATTCCGGCTGGTGTCCCGAGAAAGCCGGGTATGACTCGTGATGATCTCTTTAACATCAATGCCGGCATTGTTAAATCTCTTTGCATTGCTATCGCCAAGTATTGCCCGAATGTGAGTGTGCTTCTAAGCATTTAAATTGTGACtctatttagtttatttttgaaatttcgaTAATGTTTCGTctgattattttatttggaaatgatTTATTCAATCAGGCTCTTGTTAACGTGATAAGCAATCCCGTGAACTCAACGGTGCCAATTGCTGCTGAAGTTTTTAAGAAAGCAGGGACTTTTGATGAGAAGAAACTTTTTGGTGTGACCACACTTGATGTGGTTAGGGCTAAGACTTTCTATGCTGCAAAGGCAAAAGTACCAGTTTCAGGTATTCCTTCCACTTATgtaggaatatatatatatatatatatatatatataaatcttctTCTGGATGCTCCATCTGGTTTCTGGGAGAACTGTGAgaatagaggaaaataaaattttgaagtaacATGCTTCTCTTTAC
This window contains:
- the LOC117909644 gene encoding malate dehydrogenase, mitochondrial-like; amino-acid sequence: MKASMAMRSVRSALRSGSSSSPSHFLRRCYCSESVPERKVAILGAAGGIGQPLALLMKINPLVSNLALYDIAGTPGVAADVSHVNTISQVAGFMGEDQLGKALEGSDVVIIPAGVPRKPGMTRDDLFNINAGIVKSLCIAIAKYCPNALVNVISNPVNSTVPIAAEVFKKAGTFDEKKLFGVTTLDVVRAKTFYAAKAKVPVSEVNVPVVGGHAGITILPLFSQTTPKSNNLSDEDIQALTKRTQDGGTEVVEAKAGKGSATLSMAYAGAIFADACLKGLNGVPEVVECSYVQSSITELPFFSSKVRLGKNGVEEVLGLGPLSDYEKEGLEKLKPELKASIEKGIKFAAQS